In one window of Chryseobacterium sp. JV274 DNA:
- a CDS encoding glycine-rich domain-containing protein, protein MKPKFTSVLLDSTQLDYDQNPLWERISSYQIDQAHVIIPFSRKLAQTEGWTRRFCLLAIEEYKKFVYLCCISKNGASPSIVVDKVWHMHLLYTTEYWKEFCPKILERELHHFPNVGGINDYHKHQDWYLETLKLYINIFRQNPPEVFWRIPKEIIPFLLPENGNKIKNTGQFTWKKTFEKLHSKVFNYIHHRSVLK, encoded by the coding sequence ATGAAACCCAAATTTACTTCCGTTTTACTTGATAGCACACAGTTAGATTATGACCAGAATCCTTTGTGGGAAAGGATTTCATCGTATCAGATTGATCAGGCTCACGTCATCATTCCATTTTCCAGAAAATTAGCTCAGACTGAAGGGTGGACGAGAAGATTCTGTCTGCTTGCCATTGAAGAATATAAAAAGTTTGTTTATTTATGCTGTATCTCAAAAAACGGAGCCTCCCCTTCAATCGTAGTAGATAAAGTATGGCATATGCATTTGCTCTATACCACTGAATACTGGAAAGAATTCTGTCCGAAGATCCTGGAAAGAGAGCTGCATCATTTCCCAAATGTAGGTGGAATTAATGATTATCATAAGCATCAGGACTGGTATCTGGAAACATTAAAACTGTACATCAATATTTTCAGGCAAAATCCACCCGAAGTTTTCTGGCGCATTCCAAAGGAAATTATACCATTCCTATTACCTGAAAATGGGAATAAGATAAAAAATACCGGACAATTCACATGGAAAAAAACCTTTGAAAAATTACATTCAAAGGTCTTTAATTATATTCATCACAGATCGGTTTTGAAATAA
- a CDS encoding GIY-YIG nuclease family protein yields MKQYFVYILKCSDNSYYTGVTNDIELRFSQHQSGKFPESYTYKRRPVELVFFYLFNDIIQAIVFEKQVKGWSRKKKEAIINDNWDKLKELSICRNDSHADNFKDKNPEGFDSAQPDTENKE; encoded by the coding sequence ATGAAACAATATTTTGTATATATTTTAAAATGTTCCGATAATTCCTATTATACAGGAGTTACCAATGATATTGAATTGAGATTTTCTCAGCATCAATCAGGAAAATTTCCTGAAAGTTATACTTATAAAAGAAGACCGGTTGAGCTGGTCTTCTTTTATCTGTTTAATGATATTATTCAGGCAATAGTATTTGAAAAACAAGTGAAGGGCTGGAGTCGTAAAAAAAAGGAAGCAATTATAAATGATAATTGGGATAAACTGAAAGAACTATCTATTTGCCGGAATGACAGCCACGCGGATAATTTTAAAGATAAAAATCCTGAAGGCTTCGACTCCGCTCAGCCTGACACTGAAAATAAAGAATAA
- a CDS encoding DUF1573 domain-containing protein: MKKLIAGIALFGTFAIASAQTITFDKTTFDYGTIKPNADGTRFFTVTNSGDKPLILSNVKPSCGCTTPEFSQDPIMPGKSAKIKVGYNTAIPGGFNKMIEVFSNDPVNSRSVIYIKGNVDANAPVAEAKVLTPAEQKEAAKAEKKAAKLAKKAAAK; encoded by the coding sequence ATGAAAAAACTAATTGCAGGAATTGCATTATTCGGGACATTTGCAATTGCATCTGCACAAACAATTACATTTGATAAAACAACTTTTGATTACGGTACTATTAAGCCCAATGCTGATGGTACGAGATTCTTTACTGTAACGAATTCAGGTGATAAGCCTTTGATTCTTTCAAACGTAAAGCCTTCTTGTGGATGTACAACTCCTGAGTTCAGCCAAGATCCTATCATGCCGGGTAAATCCGCTAAGATCAAAGTTGGATACAACACTGCTATTCCTGGAGGTTTCAACAAAATGATTGAGGTTTTCTCTAATGACCCTGTAAACAGTAGAAGTGTAATCTACATTAAAGGTAATGTAGACGCTAATGCTCCTGTTGCTGAGGCAAAAGTATTGACTCCTGCTGAGCAGAAAGAAGCTGCTAAAGCTGAGAAAAAAGCTGCTAAACTAGCTAAAAAGGCTGCTGCGAAGTAA
- a CDS encoding alpha/beta fold hydrolase yields the protein MEKLILTTEDHISLVVHLFKPEESNGKLLLINSATGVKQQVYFSFASYFSEQGFTVITYDYRGIGLSKPKDMRGFHGSMRLWGSKDYKALTQYIKTNFKDHKKYCLGHSVGALILGMNEDSEIFEEFFFVGTQNAFVGNLKGMTKIEAYLGFGIAQPLTTSLLGYFPAHWFGLGESLPKNCAYDWRTLILNKKSTNKLLEKIDNFSKNLTQKVFVIRAEDDIWLTERGVLSLLNNTYPNLQPTYRLIAVSESDKKEIGHVNFFRSYNRKLWDIILNELIDK from the coding sequence ATGGAAAAGCTAATACTTACCACAGAAGATCATATCTCTCTGGTTGTCCATCTCTTTAAACCGGAAGAAAGTAATGGAAAACTGTTGCTGATCAATTCGGCAACAGGAGTAAAACAACAGGTGTACTTTTCTTTTGCCAGTTATTTTTCTGAACAGGGATTTACAGTGATTACTTATGATTACAGAGGAATAGGACTTTCCAAGCCGAAAGATATGAGGGGATTTCATGGTTCAATGAGATTGTGGGGTTCAAAGGATTATAAAGCTTTAACCCAATATATCAAAACAAACTTTAAAGATCACAAAAAGTATTGCTTAGGCCATTCTGTAGGTGCTTTGATTCTGGGAATGAATGAAGATTCGGAAATATTTGAGGAATTCTTTTTTGTTGGAACACAAAATGCTTTTGTCGGCAATCTTAAAGGGATGACAAAAATTGAAGCCTATTTGGGGTTTGGAATTGCCCAGCCATTAACCACTTCATTATTAGGGTATTTTCCTGCACATTGGTTTGGACTGGGAGAAAGTCTTCCAAAAAATTGCGCATATGACTGGAGAACCTTAATTTTAAACAAGAAATCAACCAACAAACTGTTGGAGAAAATTGATAACTTTTCTAAAAATTTGACACAAAAAGTATTTGTAATCCGCGCAGAAGATGATATCTGGCTGACAGAAAGAGGCGTATTGAGTTTATTAAATAATACCTATCCTAATCTTCAACCAACGTACAGACTGATCGCTGTTTCAGAATCTGATAAAAAAGAAATCGGACATGTCAATTTTTTTAGAAGCTACAATAGAAAACTCTGGGATATTATTTTAAATGAACTGATAGATAAATGA
- a CDS encoding HD domain-containing protein produces the protein MKSTIENTIAFVKEKLEGAEAGHDWFHIERVWKLAVQIAETEDCDKEVVELSALLHDIADPKFHNGDETIAPKISRAFLEEQNVPEETILKVLFVIENISFKNRDQAPINPPVELKIVQDADRIDAIGAIGIARTFNFGGFKNNLMYHPDMKPKLGMSKEEYKKSNGTTINHFYEKLLLLKEMMNTEKGKEMAEERHNYMLNFLDQFYKEWNVD, from the coding sequence ATGAAAAGTACGATTGAAAACACAATAGCATTTGTAAAAGAAAAATTAGAAGGAGCAGAGGCAGGACATGACTGGTTCCATATTGAAAGAGTCTGGAAACTGGCTGTTCAAATAGCAGAAACAGAAGATTGTGATAAAGAGGTGGTAGAACTGTCTGCTCTTCTTCATGATATTGCAGATCCTAAATTTCATAACGGTGATGAAACTATTGCTCCCAAAATATCCAGGGCGTTTCTTGAAGAGCAGAATGTTCCCGAAGAAACAATCCTGAAGGTTTTATTTGTGATTGAAAATATTTCATTTAAAAACAGGGATCAGGCACCGATAAATCCACCTGTTGAGCTTAAAATTGTGCAGGATGCCGACCGTATTGATGCAATAGGAGCTATTGGAATTGCCAGAACGTTCAACTTCGGAGGCTTTAAGAACAACCTGATGTATCACCCGGATATGAAACCCAAACTGGGAATGTCAAAAGAAGAATATAAAAAATCAAATGGCACAACCATCAATCATTTCTACGAAAAATTATTACTTCTGAAAGAGATGATGAATACTGAAAAAGGAAAAGAAATGGCCGAAGAAAGACATAATTATATGTTGAATTTCCTCGACCAGTTTTATAAAGAATGGAATGTAGATTAG
- a CDS encoding DUF4241 domain-containing protein — protein MTHIENIKKLFSKDFVENPLLESFEAGKIYLSSGKLVTCDPLITNDMLPFTTEFPKGDFSVIVHKERDSNCVAYAEIIFNNSEIKEWKLATTAGQNIKDLAKEEIFGYPVESGMGCFMDVDTQNSLNELEQRLYQNKGGDFMGIYEEFFHEYFFDENGAIDQYAFLKPAKEHPGTIFAFETGYGEGFYASYIAYDQNQLPVKIITEFIEIS, from the coding sequence ATGACACATATAGAAAACATAAAAAAACTATTCTCGAAGGATTTTGTAGAAAATCCATTGTTAGAAAGTTTTGAAGCAGGAAAGATTTATCTTTCCAGTGGAAAGCTGGTTACCTGCGATCCATTAATCACCAATGATATGCTGCCTTTCACCACAGAATTTCCAAAGGGAGATTTTTCTGTGATAGTACATAAAGAAAGAGACAGCAACTGTGTGGCTTATGCCGAAATTATATTCAATAATTCTGAAATTAAAGAATGGAAGCTGGCAACCACAGCAGGGCAGAATATAAAAGATCTGGCAAAAGAAGAAATTTTTGGATATCCTGTAGAAAGTGGGATGGGATGTTTTATGGATGTTGATACTCAAAATAGCCTCAACGAGCTTGAACAGAGATTATATCAAAACAAAGGCGGAGATTTTATGGGAATCTATGAAGAATTTTTCCATGAGTATTTCTTTGATGAAAATGGAGCTATTGACCAATATGCGTTCCTAAAACCTGCAAAAGAACATCCCGGAACTATATTTGCTTTTGAAACCGGATATGGTGAAGGATTTTATGCCAGTTATATAGCATATGATCAAAATCAATTACCAGTGAAAATAATTACTGAATTTATAGAAATAAGTTAA
- a CDS encoding ribokinase: protein MNFSSEQPRIIVVGSSSIDLVLETEKLPSPNETVLAVKSDSYFGGKGANQSVGTARLGASVYFIGCVGMDPLGQQIMRNLVSENVNVGFVHETDKDATGTAYVTTSHGNAAIVVVPAANKYLSTSHIDEAEKYFNTADLVLVQLEVSMEVVEHTVKKAKKYGKKVGLYASPAMRVSEEILEKVDFIVAKSNELYTIFGEEKREEVLKKYFNKVFVRDDTNSTIYFDGTEMKYYRNDKDEKVYKMGMGDAFTSGFAIALCHGNSIEECVKFGNEVSSRVSGGKGSQTGLPRMSDFFS, encoded by the coding sequence ATGAATTTCTCATCAGAACAACCCCGAATTATTGTTGTGGGCAGCTCATCCATAGATTTGGTTCTTGAAACCGAAAAACTTCCTTCACCCAACGAAACGGTTTTAGCCGTTAAGTCAGATAGCTATTTTGGGGGTAAAGGAGCCAATCAGTCAGTAGGTACTGCCAGACTGGGGGCAAGTGTGTATTTTATAGGATGTGTGGGAATGGATCCCCTTGGGCAGCAGATTATGAGAAATCTGGTAAGTGAAAATGTGAATGTAGGTTTTGTACATGAAACAGATAAAGATGCTACAGGAACAGCCTATGTGACGACTTCTCACGGTAATGCAGCTATTGTTGTAGTGCCGGCAGCCAATAAATATCTTAGCACATCACATATAGACGAAGCTGAAAAGTATTTTAATACGGCAGATCTTGTACTGGTACAGCTTGAGGTCTCTATGGAGGTGGTAGAGCATACCGTTAAAAAAGCCAAGAAATATGGGAAAAAAGTAGGTTTATATGCTTCTCCCGCAATGAGAGTCAGTGAAGAAATTTTAGAAAAGGTTGATTTTATTGTAGCTAAGAGCAACGAATTATATACCATTTTCGGAGAAGAAAAAAGGGAAGAGGTTCTTAAGAAATATTTCAATAAAGTTTTTGTAAGAGATGATACCAACTCAACTATTTATTTTGATGGTACTGAGATGAAATATTACAGAAACGACAAAGATGAGAAAGTTTATAAAATGGGAATGGGTGATGCATTTACTTCAGGATTTGCTATCGCACTTTGTCATGGAAACTCTATCGAAGAATGTGTAAAGTTTGGAAATGAAGTTTCATCAAGAGTTTCCGGCGGTAAAGGTTCTCAGACAGGGCTGCCAAGAATGTCAGATTTCTTTTCTTAA
- a CDS encoding valine--tRNA ligase codes for MQISEKYNPQETEQKWYNYWLENKYFHSEPNDKPPYTVVIPPPNVTGILHMGHMLNNTIQDVLVRRARMRGFNACWIPGTDHASIATEAKVVAKLKSEGINKSDLTREEFLKHAWDWTHKYGGTILEQLKKLGCSCDWDRTRFTMEDNLSKQVIISFVDLYNKGKIYRGYRMVNWDPEAKTNISDEEVIFKEQNGKLYFLKYKIEGSEEFLSVATTRPETIFGDTAVCINPNDERYAHLKGKNVIVPIVNRVVPIIEDEYVDIEFGTGALKITPAHDVNDYEIGQRHQLKMIDALDDDGNLNEHGLHYAGKNRFDVRKQIAKELEEKDLLLKAEDYVNKVGTSERTGAVIEPKISVQWFLKMSDLAKPALDVVMDDDVKFYPEKFKNTYKHWMENIRDWNISRQLWWGQQIPAFYYGTGDEDFVVAETAEEALELAKQKSGNPELTLENLRQDQDTLDTWFSAWLWPMSVFEGLLDPENKDIKYYYPTSDLVTAPDIIFFWVARMIMSGLEYKKEVPFKNVYFTGIVRDKQRRKMSKSLGNSPDPIELMEKYGADGVRVGILLSSAAGNDLLFDEDLMLQGRNFMTKIWSAFRLINMWNHEDKPAIATDHQAIEWFENKLNKTIVEINDQFEKFRISDALHLIYKLIWDDFCGWYLEAIKPNYGEGISKEVYNKTIYFFEELMKLLHPFMPFQSEEIWQLISERSIDEALVIAQQKNADNFSEEVIKNFEITAELISGVRNYRQTKGISPRETVEVYTNASEFANEAVVRKLANISEIHFGQKTDKPSFTFLVGATEVSIPLSENLDLGEEKVKTEEELKYLKGFLISVDKKLSNEKFVANAKPEVVEVERKKQKDAQDKIAILEEKLKSL; via the coding sequence ATGCAGATTTCAGAAAAGTACAATCCACAGGAAACAGAACAGAAATGGTACAATTACTGGTTGGAAAATAAATATTTCCACTCAGAACCTAATGACAAACCACCATATACCGTGGTCATTCCTCCGCCAAACGTAACGGGGATATTACACATGGGACATATGCTGAACAATACCATTCAAGATGTTCTGGTCCGTCGTGCAAGAATGCGCGGGTTTAATGCTTGTTGGATTCCGGGAACAGATCACGCTTCAATTGCTACCGAAGCTAAAGTTGTTGCTAAATTGAAGTCTGAAGGAATCAATAAGTCAGATCTTACCCGTGAAGAATTTCTAAAACATGCCTGGGACTGGACTCATAAATATGGAGGTACCATCCTTGAGCAGCTGAAAAAACTGGGATGTTCTTGTGATTGGGACAGAACCCGTTTTACAATGGAAGATAATCTTTCAAAACAGGTCATCATAAGTTTCGTAGATCTGTATAATAAAGGAAAGATCTACAGAGGATACAGAATGGTCAACTGGGATCCTGAAGCCAAGACTAATATTTCTGATGAAGAAGTAATATTCAAAGAGCAGAACGGAAAACTATATTTCCTTAAATATAAAATTGAAGGCTCAGAAGAGTTCCTTTCAGTTGCTACTACACGTCCTGAAACTATTTTTGGGGATACTGCAGTGTGTATCAATCCTAATGATGAAAGATATGCTCACTTAAAAGGTAAAAATGTAATTGTACCGATTGTAAACAGAGTAGTTCCAATCATTGAAGACGAATATGTTGATATTGAATTCGGAACTGGAGCCCTGAAAATTACGCCGGCACATGATGTGAATGACTACGAAATCGGACAGAGACATCAGCTGAAAATGATTGATGCTTTGGATGATGACGGAAATCTTAATGAGCATGGATTACATTATGCAGGGAAAAACAGATTCGATGTAAGAAAGCAGATTGCAAAAGAACTGGAAGAAAAAGATCTTTTGCTGAAAGCTGAAGACTATGTAAATAAAGTAGGAACTTCGGAAAGAACAGGTGCGGTAATTGAACCTAAAATTTCTGTACAGTGGTTCCTTAAGATGTCTGATCTTGCTAAGCCTGCTTTAGACGTGGTAATGGATGATGATGTGAAATTCTATCCAGAGAAATTTAAAAATACCTACAAACACTGGATGGAAAACATCCGTGACTGGAATATTTCCCGTCAGCTATGGTGGGGACAGCAGATTCCTGCTTTTTACTACGGAACAGGAGATGAAGATTTTGTAGTAGCTGAAACCGCTGAAGAAGCGTTAGAATTAGCAAAACAGAAATCCGGAAATCCGGAACTTACTCTGGAGAATCTAAGACAGGATCAGGATACATTAGATACATGGTTCTCTGCCTGGTTATGGCCAATGTCTGTATTTGAAGGACTTTTAGATCCAGAAAATAAAGATATCAAATATTATTATCCTACTTCTGACCTGGTAACTGCCCCTGATATTATTTTCTTCTGGGTGGCAAGAATGATCATGTCCGGGCTGGAATACAAAAAAGAAGTGCCGTTCAAGAATGTTTACTTTACGGGAATTGTAAGGGATAAACAAAGAAGAAAAATGTCCAAATCTTTAGGAAACTCTCCGGATCCTATTGAATTAATGGAAAAATATGGTGCTGATGGTGTACGTGTAGGAATTTTATTGAGTTCTGCAGCTGGAAATGACCTTCTTTTTGATGAAGATCTAATGCTTCAGGGAAGAAACTTCATGACGAAAATCTGGAGCGCATTCCGTTTGATCAATATGTGGAATCATGAAGATAAACCTGCAATTGCTACAGATCACCAGGCTATTGAATGGTTTGAAAATAAACTGAACAAAACAATCGTTGAAATTAATGATCAGTTTGAGAAATTCAGAATTTCTGATGCGCTGCATTTGATCTATAAATTAATTTGGGATGATTTTTGTGGTTGGTATCTTGAAGCAATCAAGCCTAACTATGGAGAGGGAATTTCTAAAGAAGTATATAATAAAACCATCTATTTCTTTGAAGAATTGATGAAGCTGCTTCATCCGTTCATGCCATTCCAGTCTGAAGAAATCTGGCAGTTGATTTCTGAAAGAAGTATTGATGAAGCGCTTGTTATTGCCCAGCAGAAGAATGCTGATAACTTTAGTGAAGAGGTTATTAAAAACTTTGAAATCACAGCTGAATTGATTTCTGGAGTTAGAAATTACCGCCAGACAAAAGGAATTTCGCCAAGAGAAACTGTTGAGGTATATACCAATGCTTCTGAATTTGCGAATGAAGCCGTAGTAAGAAAATTGGCTAATATTTCTGAGATCCATTTTGGGCAGAAAACAGATAAGCCAAGCTTTACCTTCCTGGTAGGAGCAACTGAAGTTTCTATTCCTTTAAGTGAAAACTTGGATTTAGGAGAAGAAAAAGTAAAAACTGAAGAGGAATTGAAATATTTAAAAGGATTCTTAATTTCAGTAGATAAGAAACTTTCCAATGAAAAGTTTGTTGCCAATGCTAAACCAGAAGTTGTAGAAGTGGAACGTAAGAAGCAGAAAGATGCTCAGGATAAAATTGCGATCCTTGAAGAGAAACTGAAAAGTTTGTAA
- a CDS encoding DUF72 domain-containing protein gives MKFGQVEDPSKIDFTLPKDHPKTKDMLALNKKGLENISIGCAKWNKTDLKGFYPKGTKDELTYYATQFNSIELNATFYGMPTPDQVKTWKEKTPDNFKFFPKITNTVSHFRRLIDVTDPVTHFASAVINFDEKLGMAFLQLHDNFKPKDYDRLEKFVKEWPKEVPLAIELRNTEWFTDEEILNTTCDLFEAHNITNIIVDTAGRRDMLHMRLTTPNAFIRYVGANAESDYERLDDWLKHLTKWKKEGLQNLYFFVHQNIEKASPLLSAYFIKKLNEEWKTDIHVPQMATESTGTLF, from the coding sequence ATGAAATTCGGACAAGTAGAAGACCCATCAAAAATAGATTTTACCTTACCAAAAGATCATCCTAAAACCAAGGATATGCTGGCTCTTAATAAAAAAGGACTGGAAAATATTTCTATCGGATGCGCAAAATGGAATAAAACGGATCTTAAAGGATTTTACCCCAAAGGAACTAAAGATGAACTGACCTATTATGCCACTCAGTTTAATTCTATTGAACTGAATGCTACTTTCTACGGAATGCCCACTCCAGATCAGGTAAAAACATGGAAAGAAAAAACCCCTGATAATTTTAAATTCTTCCCCAAGATCACCAATACGGTTTCCCATTTCAGAAGACTGATTGATGTGACTGATCCGGTGACTCATTTTGCTTCGGCAGTAATCAATTTTGATGAAAAGCTGGGAATGGCTTTTCTTCAGCTTCATGACAATTTTAAACCCAAGGATTATGACAGGCTGGAAAAATTTGTAAAAGAATGGCCTAAAGAAGTTCCTTTAGCTATAGAACTCAGAAATACGGAATGGTTTACTGATGAGGAAATCCTCAATACAACCTGTGACCTCTTTGAAGCTCATAACATCACCAATATCATCGTAGATACTGCCGGAAGAAGAGATATGCTCCATATGCGTCTTACTACGCCTAATGCATTTATCCGTTACGTAGGAGCCAATGCTGAAAGTGACTATGAAAGATTGGATGACTGGTTGAAGCATCTCACAAAATGGAAAAAAGAAGGTCTCCAGAATCTCTACTTTTTCGTACACCAGAATATTGAAAAAGCTTCTCCTCTATTATCCGCCTATTTCATCAAGAAACTGAATGAAGAATGGAAAACTGATATTCATGTTCCGCAAATGGCAACGGAGAGTACAGGAACATTATTTTAG
- a CDS encoding polyphosphate kinase 2 family protein translates to MDTNFSDDFKVNGKFSIKKTSTSYKGKLTKEDGEQMLIQEKEKLRELQERLYADGSQSLLVVLQAMDAAGKDSMIEHVFGGVNPQGCNVTSFKTPSSKEYSHDFLWRHYLALPQKGMIGIFNRSHYESVLVCKVHPEYNLSEKTWSSVKDFDNKFWENRYESIRNFEKHLSQNGTTVVKIFLHVSKDEQKKRLLDRINEQEKNWKFSAADLPERALFDQYMEAYETAINETSKDHAPWYVLPADNKWFARVAAIQIIIDTLEKMNLKYPTLSDKDKEDLERAKTQLMGE, encoded by the coding sequence ATGGACACCAATTTCTCAGATGACTTTAAGGTAAATGGAAAGTTTTCAATAAAAAAAACTTCAACATCTTATAAAGGAAAACTCACCAAAGAAGATGGAGAACAAATGCTGATTCAGGAGAAAGAAAAGCTTCGTGAACTGCAGGAAAGATTATATGCTGACGGAAGCCAGTCTCTCCTGGTTGTATTACAGGCTATGGATGCAGCGGGAAAAGACAGTATGATAGAACATGTTTTCGGAGGGGTGAATCCTCAGGGATGCAATGTGACCAGTTTTAAAACACCAAGTTCTAAAGAGTATTCCCATGATTTTTTATGGAGGCATTATCTCGCATTGCCACAGAAAGGAATGATTGGGATTTTCAACCGGTCCCATTATGAGAGTGTCCTGGTCTGTAAAGTACATCCTGAATATAATTTAAGTGAAAAAACATGGTCTTCAGTAAAAGATTTCGACAATAAATTCTGGGAAAACAGATATGAAAGTATCAGAAATTTTGAAAAGCACCTTTCACAGAACGGAACAACGGTTGTAAAGATCTTTTTACATGTTTCTAAGGATGAGCAGAAAAAAAGGCTTCTGGACAGAATCAATGAACAGGAAAAAAACTGGAAATTCTCTGCAGCAGATCTTCCGGAAAGAGCATTATTCGATCAATATATGGAAGCTTATGAAACAGCAATCAATGAAACATCAAAAGATCATGCTCCTTGGTATGTACTTCCTGCCGACAACAAATGGTTTGCAAGAGTGGCTGCTATCCAGATAATTATTGATACTCTTGAAAAAATGAATCTCAAATATCCTACCCTTTCTGATAAAGACAAAGAAGACCTAGAGCGGGCCAAAACACAATTAATGGGAGAATAA